One genomic segment of Pseudonocardia sp. T1-2H includes these proteins:
- the frdA gene encoding fumarate reductase (quinol) flavoprotein subunit produces MADHDVVVVGGGGAGLRAALAIVQANPQLNVAVVSKVYPMRSHTVSAEGGAAAVIATDDSLDEHAYDTVSGSDWLCDQDAVEAFVQEAPHELLQLEHWGCPWSRQPDGEVAVRAFGGMKKMRTWFAADKTGFHLLHTLFQTSLKYDRIIRYDEWYVTTLLVDDNQVHGVVGIELATGRIEAITGRAVVLCTGGCGRVFPFTTNGNIKTGDGMALAYRAGAPLKDMEFVQYHPTGLPFTGILITEAARAEGGWLLNKDGYRYLQDYDLGTPSPTPVMRSMELGPRDRLSQAFVHEQEKGRTLDSPYGPVVHLDLRHLGATVIDSKLPFVRELCLQYERIDPVHELIPVRPVQHYMMGGVHTDIDGATGLPGLYAAGEVACVSINGANRLGSNSLPELLVFGRRAGIAAAEFAAAHDATPGPAVQAQIADERRRLERDLLARRAGRERIADVRTDMQHAMEGSAGIYRDTESLVKGADRLQDLRDRFVHATIEDGSRSFNTELVAALELGFMLDVAETVVACALRREESRGAHQRTDFPRRDDARFLAHSLVSRDLGGAPRVEYLPVTITRWPPGERVYGR; encoded by the coding sequence ATGGCGGACCACGACGTAGTGGTGGTGGGTGGCGGCGGCGCCGGGCTGCGCGCCGCCCTCGCGATCGTGCAGGCGAACCCGCAGCTGAACGTAGCGGTCGTCTCCAAGGTCTACCCGATGCGCAGCCACACGGTCTCGGCGGAGGGCGGCGCCGCGGCGGTCATCGCGACCGACGACAGCCTGGACGAGCACGCTTACGACACGGTGTCCGGCAGCGACTGGCTGTGCGACCAGGACGCCGTCGAGGCTTTCGTGCAGGAGGCACCGCACGAGCTGCTGCAGCTGGAGCACTGGGGCTGCCCGTGGAGCCGGCAGCCCGACGGCGAGGTGGCGGTCCGCGCGTTCGGCGGCATGAAGAAGATGCGTACGTGGTTCGCCGCCGACAAGACCGGCTTCCACCTGCTGCACACCCTCTTCCAGACCTCGCTGAAATACGACCGGATCATCCGCTATGACGAGTGGTACGTCACGACGCTGCTGGTCGACGACAACCAGGTGCACGGTGTTGTCGGCATCGAGCTGGCCACCGGCCGGATCGAGGCCATCACGGGGCGGGCGGTCGTCTTGTGCACGGGCGGGTGCGGGCGGGTGTTCCCGTTCACCACGAACGGCAACATCAAGACCGGGGACGGCATGGCACTGGCCTATCGCGCGGGCGCCCCGCTGAAGGACATGGAGTTCGTCCAGTACCACCCGACCGGCCTGCCGTTCACCGGCATCCTGATCACCGAGGCGGCCCGGGCGGAGGGTGGGTGGCTGCTGAACAAGGACGGCTACCGCTACCTGCAGGACTACGACCTCGGCACGCCCTCGCCCACCCCGGTGATGCGCAGCATGGAGCTCGGTCCCCGGGATCGGCTGTCCCAGGCGTTCGTCCACGAGCAGGAAAAGGGCCGCACCCTCGACTCCCCGTACGGCCCGGTCGTGCACCTGGACCTGCGCCACCTCGGTGCGACAGTGATCGACAGCAAGCTGCCGTTCGTGCGGGAGTTGTGCCTGCAGTACGAGCGGATCGACCCGGTGCACGAGCTGATTCCGGTGCGGCCGGTGCAGCACTACATGATGGGCGGCGTCCACACCGACATCGACGGCGCCACCGGGCTCCCCGGCCTGTACGCGGCAGGCGAGGTCGCCTGCGTGAGCATCAACGGGGCCAACCGGTTGGGCTCGAACTCGCTCCCGGAGCTGCTGGTGTTCGGCCGCCGCGCCGGGATCGCGGCCGCCGAGTTCGCCGCCGCGCACGACGCGACCCCCGGGCCGGCCGTGCAGGCCCAGATCGCGGACGAGCGGCGCCGCCTGGAACGGGACCTGCTCGCCCGGCGAGCCGGCCGGGAGCGGATCGCCGACGTCCGCACCGACATGCAGCACGCAATGGAGGGCAGCGCCGGGATATACCGGGACACCGAGTCGCTGGTCAAGGGCGCCGACCGGCTTCAGGACCTGCGCGACCGGTTCGTGCACGCAACGATCGAGGACGGCAGCCGCTCCTTCAACACCGAGCTGGTCGCGGCCCTCGAGCTGGGCTTCATGCTGGACGTGGCCGAGACGGTGGTGGCGTGCGCGCTGCGCCGCGAGGAGTCGCGGGGCGCGCACCAGCGCACCGATTTCCCGCGCCGGGACGACGCCCGGTTCCTGGCGCACTCGCTGGTCTCCCGCGACCTGGGCGGGGCGCCCCGCGTCGAGTATCTGCCGGTGACGATCACCCGATGGCCGCCGGGCGAACGGGTCTACGGGAGGTGA
- a CDS encoding succinate dehydrogenase/fumarate reductase iron-sulfur subunit: protein MPDTERNLPERADSTITMQVARYRPDADSAPTIQEYVVPMREEWAVLDGLNYIKDRLDGTLSFRWSCRMGICGSCGMTVNGDPALTCGTFLTDYAPGPVRVEPLANFPVIRDLVVDIDDFLRKLPAVQPWLVRDDEQGVDGVEFLQTPAEMDEYKQYSMCINCMLCYAACPVYGLEPDFLGPAALALAQRYNLDSRDQGAHRRMDVLATAEGVWACTYVGECTTACPKGVDPAGAIQRYKLTAATRTLRSLLLPRGSR, encoded by the coding sequence ATGCCGGACACCGAGCGGAACTTGCCGGAGCGAGCAGACAGCACCATCACGATGCAGGTCGCCCGCTACCGGCCGGACGCCGACTCCGCGCCCACGATCCAGGAGTACGTGGTCCCGATGCGCGAGGAGTGGGCGGTCCTCGACGGGCTGAACTACATCAAGGACCGGCTCGACGGGACGCTGTCGTTCCGCTGGTCGTGCCGGATGGGCATCTGCGGCAGCTGCGGCATGACGGTCAACGGCGACCCGGCGCTGACCTGTGGCACGTTCCTCACCGACTACGCCCCGGGACCGGTGCGGGTCGAGCCGCTGGCGAACTTCCCGGTCATCCGTGATCTCGTCGTGGACATCGACGACTTCCTGCGCAAGCTGCCCGCGGTGCAGCCGTGGCTGGTGCGGGACGACGAGCAGGGGGTCGACGGCGTCGAGTTCCTGCAGACGCCCGCCGAGATGGACGAGTACAAGCAGTACAGCATGTGCATCAACTGCATGCTCTGCTACGCCGCGTGCCCGGTCTACGGCCTCGAACCGGACTTCCTCGGCCCGGCCGCGCTCGCGCTCGCCCAGCGGTACAACCTCGACTCTCGGGACCAGGGCGCCCACCGGCGGATGGACGTGCTCGCCACCGCGGAAGGGGTCTGGGCCTGCACGTACGTGGGGGAATGCACCACGGCGTGCCCGAAGGGCGTTGACCCGGCCGGGGCGATCCAGCGGTACAAGCTGACCGCGGCGACGCGGACGCTGCGATCCCTCCTGCTGCCCCGGGGGTCGCGATGA